Proteins co-encoded in one Campylobacter jejuni genomic window:
- a CDS encoding peptidylprolyl isomerase — translation MLTWMQHHKKYLVVTIWVSTIAFVGAGFLGWGAYDFNLNRSSSVATVGNEKIGFSEFDTRYRQILSYYNQISNGALTPENAEQLGIKNIALSSLVEDKLLLNFAKDLGIGVNENEILQKLANTREFQDPTGEFNKTIYYELLNANNLIPKDYETQLANEVITDKLNRIFNIPSKDEELKMLASSYFMQDALSIAKIDYDKKNIKINEEDLKKLWNKHKEDYKTKKIYEISTYFLPVSNEKIDDKELEKFYNQDENKLKYKDFAGKVMDFQSTKNEVAKDYALMQLKNVANAKFLDLKNGKDNFQKDQNISESDVYYPIDLLNKAKNGDVLRPAPYNNGYIIVKLNKVDPIRNKTFEEAREEVLPMYLSEQARKNLEEKAKNSLVNFKGDDIGFVSRDSSRESVKLSDKILNDPEFAYFLMNVFNADQNSSYVVINNNKAILYKINKQKLDMNSDKFEQYKTMLEQNLQNLKANELKQELVDELKKIYPIKIYYKGN, via the coding sequence ATGCTTACTTGGATGCAACATCACAAAAAATATCTTGTTGTTACTATATGGGTTAGTACTATAGCTTTTGTTGGCGCCGGCTTTTTAGGTTGGGGTGCTTATGATTTTAATCTCAATAGAAGTTCAAGTGTTGCAACCGTAGGAAATGAAAAGATAGGTTTTAGCGAATTTGATACTAGATATAGACAAATTTTAAGTTATTATAATCAAATTAGCAATGGTGCTTTAACTCCAGAAAATGCTGAGCAACTAGGCATTAAAAATATAGCTTTAAGCTCTCTTGTTGAAGATAAGCTTTTGTTAAATTTTGCTAAAGATTTGGGTATTGGCGTAAACGAGAATGAAATTTTACAAAAACTTGCAAATACTAGAGAATTTCAAGATCCTACAGGGGAATTTAACAAAACAATTTATTATGAACTTTTAAATGCCAATAATTTAATTCCAAAAGATTATGAAACACAACTTGCAAATGAAGTAATTACTGATAAACTTAATCGAATTTTTAATATTCCTAGCAAAGATGAGGAATTAAAAATGTTAGCTTCTAGTTATTTCATGCAAGATGCTTTAAGTATTGCAAAAATTGATTATGACAAAAAAAATATTAAGATTAACGAAGAGGATTTAAAAAAGCTTTGGAATAAACATAAAGAAGATTATAAAACTAAAAAAATATATGAAATTTCAACTTATTTTTTGCCAGTTAGCAATGAGAAAATTGACGACAAAGAATTAGAAAAATTTTATAATCAAGATGAAAATAAACTGAAATATAAAGATTTTGCAGGTAAAGTGATGGATTTTCAGTCTACTAAAAATGAAGTTGCTAAAGATTACGCCTTAATGCAACTAAAGAATGTGGCTAATGCTAAATTTTTAGATTTAAAAAACGGGAAAGATAATTTTCAAAAAGATCAAAATATTAGTGAATCTGATGTTTATTATCCAATTGATCTTTTGAATAAAGCTAAAAATGGAGATGTTTTACGACCGGCACCTTATAATAACGGATATATCATAGTTAAACTAAATAAAGTAGATCCTATAAGAAATAAAACTTTTGAAGAAGCTAGAGAAGAAGTTTTACCTATGTATTTAAGCGAACAAGCTAGAAAAAATTTAGAAGAAAAAGCCAAAAATAGTTTAGTAAATTTTAAAGGCGATGATATAGGCTTTGTAAGTCGAGATAGTTCTCGCGAGAGTGTAAAGCTTAGTGATAAGATATTAAATGATCCTGAATTTGCTTATTTTTTAATGAATGTATTTAATGCTGATCAAAATAGTTCTTATGTGGTCATTAACAACAATAAAGCAATATTATATAAAATAAATAAACAAAAATTAGATATGAACTCCGATAAATTTGAACAATACAAAACTATGCTTGAGCAAAATTTGCAAAATTTAAAAGCAAATGAGCTTAAGCAAGAACTTGTTGATGAACTTAAAAAGATATATCCGATAAAAATTTATTATAAAGGGAATTGA
- the ftsA gene encoding cell division protein FtsA translates to MILNILGIDLGSTQTCAIIAQKDEDGLKIIGFSKSKTNGVKKGAITNIELASKSIEEAVRSAEMMSGVHYDKVVVSISGAYTKSVDSIGVVNIPNHEIGIKEIHRAVSTAKHTANLPSGYEIIHVLPYNFKVNDLEHVDDPLGMSGNRLEVSTHIVISQESHIKNLKKAVELADLRVDNIVLSGYASAIACLDDSEKELGAVLIDMGGAICDMVVHTGNSIRYNDCLQIGSINITQDLSMALHTPLKEAEKIKLNYAALSQQPNTLIQIPSMGDERKVNEVSLDIISNVIYARAEETLMILAKILSDNRYANAIGGGVVLTGGMTKLAGIDELAPATFDNRSVRLATARKDLITGFSEIFNDPENTCAIGLCLYGAGYFTPYELDSNEKLRYKGEIENFNRQIKQDIVLQKDAESEIKSDFFDENLQENDTIAIQEQLDFKEPKEKKPSVFSNIWHKIMNQF, encoded by the coding sequence TTGATTTTGAATATATTAGGAATTGACTTAGGCTCAACCCAGACTTGTGCCATTATTGCTCAAAAAGATGAAGATGGATTAAAAATTATTGGTTTTTCCAAGTCGAAAACCAACGGGGTTAAAAAAGGTGCCATTACCAATATAGAGCTTGCTTCTAAATCTATTGAAGAAGCTGTTAGAAGTGCTGAGATGATGAGCGGAGTTCATTATGATAAGGTTGTGGTGTCTATATCAGGTGCTTATACTAAAAGCGTTGATAGCATAGGTGTTGTTAATATTCCAAATCATGAAATAGGCATTAAAGAAATTCATCGTGCTGTAAGTACAGCTAAGCATACTGCCAATCTACCAAGTGGTTATGAAATTATCCATGTTTTGCCTTATAATTTTAAGGTTAATGATCTTGAACATGTTGATGATCCTTTGGGAATGAGTGGCAATCGTTTAGAAGTTTCAACCCATATAGTGATTTCACAAGAATCTCATATTAAAAATCTTAAGAAAGCAGTTGAATTAGCTGATTTAAGAGTGGATAATATAGTTCTTTCAGGATATGCTTCAGCTATAGCTTGTTTAGATGATAGTGAAAAGGAATTAGGTGCTGTTTTGATTGATATGGGTGGAGCGATTTGCGATATGGTTGTTCATACTGGAAATTCAATTAGATATAATGATTGTTTGCAAATTGGCTCGATTAATATCACCCAAGATTTATCAATGGCATTGCATACACCTTTAAAAGAAGCAGAAAAAATCAAGCTTAATTATGCAGCTCTTTCGCAACAGCCTAATACCCTTATACAAATTCCTTCAATGGGTGATGAAAGAAAGGTTAATGAAGTTTCTTTGGATATTATTTCAAACGTAATTTATGCAAGAGCGGAAGAAACTTTGATGATTTTGGCAAAAATCTTAAGTGATAATCGTTATGCCAATGCTATAGGCGGTGGAGTTGTTTTAACAGGTGGAATGACTAAGTTAGCAGGTATTGATGAGCTAGCTCCTGCAACATTTGATAATCGCTCAGTTAGACTGGCTACTGCAAGAAAAGATTTGATTACTGGTTTTAGTGAAATTTTTAATGATCCTGAAAATACTTGTGCTATAGGACTTTGTTTATATGGAGCGGGGTATTTTACGCCTTATGAACTTGATTCTAATGAAAAATTAAGATATAAAGGGGAAATTGAAAATTTTAATCGTCAAATTAAACAAGATATTGTTTTGCAAAAAGATGCAGAAAGTGAAATAAAATCTGATTTTTTTGATGAAAATTTGCAAGAAAATGATACAATTGCAATACAAGAACAATTAGATTTTAAAGAGCCAAAAGAAAAAAAACCTAGCGTTTTTTCAAATATCTGGCATAAAATTATGAATCAATTTTAA
- the rsmH gene encoding 16S rRNA (cytosine(1402)-N(4))-methyltransferase RsmH translates to MILEIPHIPVLLNEVQEIFKNLKTGYFLDCTLGFGGHSEALLKNHPDLKFIACDQDQQALEFSKKRLKDFHNRITFIQSNFSEVLEKISHKEELRGILADIGISSFQLDNNERGFSVNSDFLDMRMNQNSKISAYEIINTYTKEQLTSIFKDYGELHDAHFIAEKICLERSKNPIKSAKELYQIIGKGKQNHRKISKATLAFQAIRIEVNQELKVLKDFLEHLENLKPKNCILAIISFHSLEDRIVKQFFKKWSKNCICNEKIMRCECGNNHSLGQIITKKAISASKEELLKNSRSSCAKMRAFYFNNLDNK, encoded by the coding sequence TTGATTTTGGAAATTCCTCATATCCCAGTTTTGCTTAATGAAGTTCAAGAGATTTTTAAAAATCTTAAAACAGGTTATTTTTTAGACTGCACTTTAGGATTTGGCGGACATAGTGAAGCTTTGCTTAAAAATCATCCTGATCTTAAATTCATTGCTTGCGATCAAGATCAACAAGCTTTAGAATTTTCTAAAAAACGTCTTAAAGATTTTCACAATAGGATAACTTTTATACAAAGTAATTTTAGTGAAGTTTTAGAAAAAATTTCACACAAAGAAGAATTAAGAGGTATTTTAGCAGACATTGGAATTTCTTCATTTCAGCTTGATAATAACGAAAGAGGTTTTAGTGTAAATTCTGACTTTTTGGATATGAGAATGAATCAAAACTCCAAAATATCAGCTTATGAGATTATTAATACTTATACAAAAGAGCAATTAACTTCCATTTTTAAAGATTATGGAGAATTACATGATGCACATTTTATTGCTGAAAAAATTTGCCTAGAAAGAAGTAAAAATCCAATCAAAAGCGCCAAAGAGCTTTATCAAATCATAGGAAAAGGTAAACAAAATCATAGAAAAATTTCCAAAGCTACTTTAGCATTTCAAGCCATTAGAATAGAAGTAAATCAAGAACTTAAAGTGCTTAAAGATTTTCTTGAACATTTAGAAAATTTAAAACCAAAAAATTGCATTTTAGCTATCATTAGCTTTCATTCTTTAGAAGATAGAATAGTAAAACAATTTTTCAAAAAATGGTCAAAAAACTGCATTTGTAATGAAAAAATAATGCGTTGCGAATGTGGAAATAACCATAGCCTAGGACAAATAATAACTAAAAAAGCTATAAGTGCGAGCAAGGAAGAACTTTTAAAAAATTCTCGCTCTAGTTGTGCTAAAATGCGGGCTTTTTATTTTAATAATTTGGACAATAAATAA
- a CDS encoding flagellar hook-basal body protein, whose protein sequence is MQNGYYQATGGMVTQFNKLDVITNNLANINTSGYKRDDVVIADFKRIFKETQDELPIENHTRDASRFVNTTIDGIPQVSQEYTDFSLGSLKATNNPLDLAMTREDAFYLVQTKDGEVRLTKDGNFQLDDEGYLVNKQGYKVLSSDYFNNPQNAGIRIPNGAVQISVDKNGSIEVDGAQNARLFVAQVDDIRALQKDGDNVYKIDDLTRIRDLENSNAIRQGFSQGSNVNPVTEMVGLIEANRMVEMYQKVMTAHMDDLNQEAINKLAAVK, encoded by the coding sequence ATGCAAAATGGATATTATCAAGCAACTGGCGGAATGGTAACTCAGTTTAATAAACTTGATGTGATTACTAATAATCTTGCCAATATTAATACAAGCGGATACAAAAGAGATGATGTGGTTATTGCAGATTTTAAAAGGATTTTTAAAGAAACTCAGGATGAGTTGCCTATAGAAAATCACACAAGAGATGCATCTCGTTTTGTAAATACTACAATAGATGGAATCCCACAAGTTTCTCAAGAATATACGGATTTTAGCCTAGGTTCTTTAAAGGCCACAAACAATCCTTTGGATTTGGCAATGACTAGAGAAGATGCTTTTTATTTGGTTCAAACCAAAGATGGAGAAGTAAGATTAACTAAAGATGGAAATTTTCAACTTGATGATGAGGGTTATTTGGTAAATAAGCAAGGATACAAGGTATTAAGTAGTGATTATTTTAATAATCCTCAGAATGCTGGCATACGCATTCCTAATGGTGCTGTTCAAATTAGCGTTGATAAAAACGGAAGCATTGAGGTTGATGGAGCTCAAAATGCAAGATTATTTGTAGCACAAGTAGATGATATAAGAGCTTTGCAAAAAGATGGGGATAATGTCTATAAAATAGATGATCTAACCCGCATTAGAGATTTGGAAAACTCCAATGCTATTCGCCAAGGTTTTTCTCAGGGATCAAATGTTAATCCAGTTACTGAAATGGTAGGACTGATTGAAGCAAACAGAATGGTAGAAATGTATCAAAAAGTTATGACAGCTCATATGGATGACTTAAATCAAGAAGCTATCAATAAGCTTGCAGCTGTTAAATAA
- the ackA gene encoding acetate kinase, whose product MKILVLNSGSSSIKFKFFDNKIIKASGLVEKIGEQNSKVVLKNTLNNESFERELTINNHEEGLSIVNELFKESGILADLNALDGCGHRIVHGGRNLSEHCLVDDYVLKEIDRVSIFAPLHNPAHLAGIKTMIKAAPSVANAAIFDTAFHRTMPDFAYMYALPYDFYDKHNIRRYGFHGTSHAFVSSRAAKFLQKDQNELNVISAHLGNGASVCAIEKGKSMDTSMGFTPLEGLIMGTRCGDIDPAILPFISHLKGLTIEEIDTLMNKKSGVYGICGYNDFRDIEREIEQGNDKARLALDMFCYRLVKYIGSYFAVLPKTDAIIFTGGIGENDSLVRQKVCERLVHLGIELDFELNKQRISGERMINHANSKVKVLVIPTDEELEIARITGELIGKN is encoded by the coding sequence ATGAAAATTTTAGTTTTAAATTCAGGTTCTTCATCGATTAAATTTAAATTTTTTGATAATAAAATCATTAAAGCAAGTGGTTTAGTAGAAAAAATTGGAGAGCAAAATTCAAAGGTTGTATTAAAAAATACTTTAAATAACGAAAGTTTTGAAAGAGAATTAACAATAAATAATCACGAAGAAGGACTTAGTATAGTCAACGAGCTTTTTAAAGAATCAGGAATTTTAGCAGATTTAAATGCGCTTGATGGCTGTGGTCATCGTATAGTTCACGGGGGAAGAAATTTAAGTGAGCATTGTTTAGTAGATGATTATGTTCTTAAAGAGATAGATAGGGTTAGTATTTTTGCTCCTTTGCATAATCCTGCCCATTTAGCAGGTATAAAAACAATGATCAAAGCTGCACCTAGTGTTGCTAATGCAGCTATTTTTGATACAGCTTTTCATCGCACTATGCCTGATTTTGCTTATATGTATGCTTTGCCTTATGATTTTTATGATAAGCATAATATTAGAAGATATGGTTTTCATGGGACTTCTCATGCTTTTGTCAGTTCTAGAGCGGCAAAATTTCTTCAAAAAGATCAAAATGAATTAAATGTCATCTCTGCTCATCTTGGAAATGGTGCAAGTGTATGTGCTATAGAAAAAGGTAAGAGTATGGATACTTCTATGGGCTTTACTCCGCTTGAAGGACTTATTATGGGAACGCGTTGTGGAGATATAGATCCTGCTATTTTACCTTTTATTAGTCATCTTAAGGGTTTAACTATAGAAGAAATAGATACACTGATGAATAAAAAAAGTGGAGTATATGGAATTTGCGGTTATAATGATTTTAGAGATATAGAAAGAGAGATAGAACAAGGTAATGATAAAGCACGCTTGGCTCTTGATATGTTTTGTTATCGTCTTGTTAAATATATAGGATCCTACTTTGCTGTGTTGCCAAAAACCGATGCTATTATTTTTACAGGTGGTATAGGAGAAAATGATAGTTTGGTTCGACAAAAAGTATGCGAGAGATTAGTTCATCTTGGTATCGAGTTAGATTTTGAACTTAACAAACAAAGGATTTCGGGCGAAAGAATGATAAATCATGCAAATTCTAAAGTTAAAGTGCTTGTTATTCCTACAGATGAAGAATTAGAAATCGCTAGAATCACAGGAGAACTTATCGGTAAAAATTAA
- a CDS encoding class I SAM-dependent DNA methyltransferase, which yields MNYYQELKKYLNNNLFTSYSLEIDFPKIYNFNANQKAFRDILTKITKIYDKNKFIKQNEHQFEDEFISKVLEILGWCFVRQDEKIIQGKLEKPDFLLFSNEKLKTKYENLDKETKKSSNDFTIILESKAYNIEIDNKKVKDNPHFQILRYLGNLKKNYGFLTNGRFWRFYDNSILNSNKVFYEINLEKIIEDQNIEAFAYFYSVFSAFNFTEKEDHLEITLQNNKLSKIKIEDDLKSIIYGTNGNESLFEFIGSRIYNKTKADLKLIYENSLYFIFRLLFIAYFEDKFEIILEKHKYFKSKISLRTLLENLQEDESSSGGFGELENIFNIYNKGKGNFDMPVFNGGLFDESKTALLSAPKIFNDKDLKFILNQLLNFKDKNLSFKRDYKTLSVEHLGTIYEGLLSYFFEIANEDIYYVSYKEKSKEIECYFDNYDFKILEKSKKVEKYTFYKKGQIYLKNTSNSRKASASFYTPQSIANFLIQSALKDKLNNENILKFKILDNACGSGHFLVGVLNAITHIVLSDFDHFTNLKELYEEEKENILNYIKDFVQDYEVDESDILKRLLLKRIIYGVDLNPFSIELTKLSLWIDSFIFGTPLSFIEHHIKCGNALINSNLSDFKDLIKQNSSNLFTNSITQEFEILQEVFEKLDNLKDTNEEQIKQSKQIYQNEITPKLKKLNLYLNYINTLHFVNKEELQILKALSQDDIQNLSQNEQAKAIISKYQKEFNFFNYELEFPEIIENQVFKGFDIIIGNPPWDKSEFSDNDFFPQYKSDYRSLIASKKKEIQDNLLAKDYIKQNYEKQKAHIDAINVYYKNTFMSNSLTKDINLFRLFVEKNLSLLKQDGNLAYVLPSALMFEDGSLTLRKEILENKTLEYFYSFENRQAIFADVDSRYKFALMLIKNTQANHTHKIKTMFYKTDMNSLKNKDEILTLSLKDIKKLSPTHLALMELKDKQALKILRKCYNAFQNLSFDYIDFRQELNMTSDKDLFIEEFREGLLPLYEGKMIHQFNANFSQATYFLEKAKLDERLKSKELSRAKKATGKELNPKLIKYDREFFRLGYRAVASDTNERTLIASLLPKNCGFGHSMFANAPKQYIVKDDEICMDIMPYEKILFVLALLNSLVVDFIIRNMVQINVSKTYLERIPLPQPSDEENQNNEIYKTLAKNALLLQLYNDKNHHFDELKQEFNIKNEEIPKTKKAYDILRAKNDLLVKKLYDLSDDEFSYIISTFKVLNEKQSEYTTLLKTI from the coding sequence ATGAATTACTATCAAGAACTTAAAAAATACCTCAACAATAATCTTTTTACAAGCTATTCTTTAGAAATTGACTTTCCTAAGATTTATAATTTCAACGCAAATCAAAAAGCCTTTAGAGATATTTTAACTAAAATTACAAAAATTTACGACAAAAACAAATTTATAAAACAAAACGAACATCAATTTGAAGATGAATTTATATCAAAAGTATTAGAAATTTTAGGGTGGTGCTTTGTAAGACAAGATGAAAAAATCATACAAGGAAAATTGGAAAAACCTGATTTTCTACTTTTTAGCAATGAAAAATTAAAAACAAAATACGAAAATTTAGACAAAGAAACAAAAAAATCAAGCAATGATTTCACAATCATTTTAGAGTCAAAAGCTTATAATATAGAAATAGACAATAAAAAAGTAAAAGACAACCCCCACTTTCAAATTCTAAGATATCTAGGCAATCTTAAGAAAAATTATGGTTTTTTAACCAATGGTAGATTTTGGCGTTTTTATGATAATTCTATACTGAATTCAAACAAAGTTTTTTACGAAATCAATCTAGAAAAAATCATTGAAGATCAAAATATTGAAGCTTTTGCGTATTTTTATAGTGTATTTAGCGCTTTTAATTTCACAGAAAAAGAAGATCATTTAGAAATAACTCTACAAAACAATAAACTTTCAAAAATCAAAATAGAAGATGATTTAAAATCTATCATTTACGGAACCAATGGAAATGAATCTTTATTTGAATTCATAGGCTCTAGAATTTACAATAAAACAAAGGCGGATTTAAAACTAATCTATGAAAATTCTTTATATTTTATCTTTAGGCTTTTATTTATTGCTTATTTTGAAGATAAATTTGAAATTATACTAGAAAAACATAAGTATTTTAAAAGTAAAATCAGTCTTAGAACCTTACTTGAAAATTTACAAGAAGATGAAAGCTCAAGTGGTGGCTTTGGAGAACTTGAAAATATTTTCAACATTTACAACAAAGGCAAAGGCAATTTTGACATGCCTGTTTTTAATGGCGGTTTGTTTGATGAGAGCAAAACCGCTCTTTTAAGCGCGCCAAAAATCTTTAACGATAAAGATTTAAAATTCATTTTAAACCAATTATTAAATTTTAAAGATAAAAATCTAAGCTTTAAAAGAGATTACAAAACTTTAAGTGTAGAACATTTAGGCACGATTTATGAAGGCTTGCTTTCTTATTTTTTTGAAATAGCAAATGAAGATATTTACTATGTAAGCTATAAAGAAAAATCAAAAGAAATAGAATGTTATTTTGATAATTATGATTTCAAAATTTTAGAAAAATCAAAAAAAGTAGAAAAATACACCTTTTACAAAAAAGGACAAATTTACCTTAAAAATACTAGCAACTCAAGAAAAGCAAGCGCAAGCTTTTACACACCTCAATCCATAGCTAATTTTTTAATCCAAAGTGCTTTAAAAGACAAACTAAACAATGAAAATATCTTGAAATTTAAAATACTAGACAATGCTTGCGGTAGTGGACATTTTTTAGTTGGAGTTTTAAATGCTATTACACACATTGTTTTATCAGATTTTGATCATTTTACAAATTTAAAAGAACTTTACGAAGAAGAAAAAGAAAATATTTTAAACTATATAAAAGATTTTGTGCAAGACTATGAAGTAGATGAGAGTGATATTTTAAAACGACTTTTACTAAAACGCATTATTTATGGGGTGGATTTAAACCCTTTTAGCATAGAGCTTACTAAACTTAGCCTTTGGATAGATAGTTTTATCTTTGGAACCCCACTTTCTTTTATAGAACACCACATAAAGTGCGGCAATGCTTTGATAAATTCTAATCTAAGTGATTTTAAAGATTTGATAAAACAAAACTCAAGCAACCTTTTTACAAATTCCATAACACAAGAATTTGAAATTTTACAAGAAGTATTTGAAAAACTTGATAATCTAAAAGATACCAACGAAGAACAAATCAAACAATCTAAACAAATCTATCAAAATGAAATCACACCAAAACTTAAGAAACTAAATTTATATCTAAACTATATCAACACGCTTCATTTTGTCAACAAAGAAGAATTACAAATTCTAAAAGCCCTAAGTCAAGATGATATACAAAATTTAAGCCAAAATGAACAAGCAAAAGCTATCATTAGCAAATATCAAAAAGAATTTAACTTCTTTAACTATGAGTTAGAATTTCCTGAAATCATAGAAAATCAAGTCTTTAAAGGCTTTGATATCATCATAGGTAATCCACCTTGGGATAAGTCAGAATTTAGCGATAATGATTTCTTTCCACAATATAAAAGCGATTATAGAAGCTTAATCGCTAGCAAGAAAAAAGAAATTCAAGACAATTTGCTAGCGAAAGATTATATAAAGCAAAATTATGAAAAACAAAAAGCACATATAGATGCAATTAATGTTTATTATAAAAACACATTTATGTCTAATTCTTTAACAAAAGATATTAATTTATTTCGTCTTTTTGTAGAAAAAAATCTTTCTCTTTTAAAACAAGATGGAAATTTAGCTTATGTACTTCCTAGTGCTTTGATGTTTGAAGATGGAAGCTTAACTTTAAGAAAAGAAATTTTAGAAAATAAAACTTTAGAATATTTTTATAGTTTTGAAAATAGACAAGCTATATTTGCTGATGTGGATTCAAGGTATAAATTTGCTCTTATGCTTATAAAAAATACACAAGCAAATCACACTCACAAAATCAAAACGATGTTTTATAAAACAGATATGAACTCATTAAAAAACAAAGATGAAATTTTAACTCTAAGTTTAAAAGATATCAAAAAGCTAAGCCCAACTCACCTAGCTTTAATGGAGTTAAAAGACAAGCAGGCTTTAAAAATTCTAAGAAAATGCTACAATGCTTTTCAAAACTTGTCTTTTGATTATATAGATTTTAGACAAGAATTAAATATGACTAGTGATAAAGATTTGTTTATAGAAGAGTTTAGGGAAGGACTTTTACCCTTATATGAAGGTAAAATGATACATCAATTTAATGCAAATTTTAGCCAAGCTACTTATTTTTTAGAAAAGGCTAAATTGGATGAGCGTTTAAAAAGTAAAGAACTTTCAAGAGCTAAAAAAGCTACTGGGAAAGAATTAAATCCTAAATTGATAAAATACGATAGAGAATTTTTTAGACTTGGATATAGAGCTGTTGCAAGTGACACTAACGAAAGAACTTTGATAGCTTCTTTATTGCCAAAAAATTGTGGTTTTGGACATAGTATGTTTGCAAATGCACCAAAACAATATATTGTAAAAGATGATGAAATTTGCATGGATATAATGCCTTATGAAAAGATTTTATTTGTTTTGGCTTTGTTAAATTCTTTAGTGGTTGATTTTATCATAAGAAATATGGTGCAAATCAATGTAAGTAAAACCTATCTAGAAAGAATTCCTCTGCCTCAACCAAGTGATGAAGAAAATCAAAACAATGAAATTTATAAAACCCTCGCTAAAAATGCTTTGCTTTTACAGCTTTACAATGATAAAAATCATCATTTTGATGAGCTAAAACAAGAATTTAATATAAAAAATGAAGAAATTCCAAAAACTAAAAAGGCTTATGATATCTTAAGAGCAAAAAATGATTTATTGGTTAAAAAACTTTATGATTTAAGTGATGATGAATTTTCTTACATAATAAGCACTTTTAAAGTTTTAAATGAAAAGCAAAGTGAATATACAACCTTGCTAAAAACTATATAA
- the ftsZ gene encoding cell division protein FtsZ has translation MSEFLVEEMQHNKGAKIKVIGCGGGGGNMINHMVKMGLNDLDLIAANTDAQAISISLAKTKIQLGEKKTKGLGAGMLPEVGAESARESFEEIKASLSQSDIVFIASGFGGGTGTGATPVIAQAAKEIGALTVSVVTMPFAFEGKQRKKLAESGLLELKKESDSILVIQNEKLLSIIDKKAGIKDAFRLVDDILARAVKGMVSILLDNGDINVDFADVRTIMSHRGLALMGVGSASGENAIEEALSNAIESPLLDGMDIKGAKGVILHFKTSSNCSLFEISAAANSIQEIVDENAKIIFGSTTDDSMEDRVEVTIIATGFEDKDTVAKKSTEEAQASKKNPYLSLKKVSGGYDEEIMAQIETPTFLRRQMD, from the coding sequence ATGAGTGAATTTTTAGTAGAAGAAATGCAACATAATAAAGGTGCAAAAATTAAGGTTATAGGCTGCGGTGGCGGTGGCGGTAATATGATCAACCATATGGTTAAAATGGGATTGAATGATCTTGATTTAATTGCAGCAAATACTGATGCACAAGCTATTTCAATTTCATTAGCAAAAACTAAAATTCAACTTGGCGAGAAAAAAACTAAAGGTTTAGGTGCTGGTATGCTTCCTGAAGTAGGTGCAGAAAGTGCTAGAGAAAGTTTTGAAGAAATAAAAGCAAGTCTTAGTCAAAGTGATATTGTATTTATTGCTTCAGGTTTTGGTGGAGGTACTGGAACGGGTGCCACTCCAGTTATTGCACAAGCAGCTAAAGAGATTGGAGCTTTAACTGTTTCTGTTGTAACTATGCCTTTTGCATTCGAAGGAAAACAAAGAAAAAAACTTGCTGAAAGCGGTCTCCTTGAGCTTAAAAAAGAAAGTGATTCTATTCTTGTAATTCAAAATGAAAAATTATTGAGCATTATTGATAAAAAAGCAGGCATTAAAGATGCTTTTAGATTGGTTGATGATATTTTAGCTCGTGCTGTAAAAGGTATGGTGTCTATCTTGCTTGATAATGGAGATATTAATGTTGACTTTGCGGATGTAAGAACCATCATGAGTCATCGCGGACTCGCGCTTATGGGTGTTGGTAGCGCTAGTGGTGAAAATGCTATAGAAGAGGCTCTTTCAAACGCTATAGAATCTCCTTTGCTTGATGGAATGGATATTAAAGGTGCCAAGGGAGTTATTTTGCATTTTAAAACAAGTTCTAATTGCTCTTTGTTTGAAATTTCGGCAGCAGCAAATAGTATACAAGAAATTGTTGATGAAAATGCTAAGATTATTTTTGGTTCTACTACAGATGATAGCATGGAAGATAGAGTTGAAGTAACTATTATTGCGACAGGGTTTGAAGATAAAGATACAGTAGCTAAAAAATCTACCGAAGAAGCTCAAGCTTCTAAGAAAAATCCTTATTTAAGTCTTAAAAAGGTAAGCGGTGGTTATGATGAAGAGATAATGGCGCAAATTGAAACACCAACTTTCTTGCGTCGTCAAATGGATTAA